In the Tenrec ecaudatus isolate mTenEca1 chromosome 16, mTenEca1.hap1, whole genome shotgun sequence genome, one interval contains:
- the LDB1 gene encoding LIM domain-binding protein 1 isoform X1 yields MSVGCACPGCSSKSFKLYSPKEPPNGNAFPPFHPGTMLDRDVGPTPMYPPTYLEPGIGRHTPYGNQTDYRIFELNKRLQNWTEECDNLWWDAFTTEFFEDDAMLTITFCLEDGPKRYTIGRTLIPRYFRSIFEGGATELYYVLKHPKEAFHSNFVSLDCDQGSMVTQHGKPMFTQVCVEGRLYLEFMFDDMMRIKTWHFSIRQHRELIPRSILAMHAQDPQMLDQLSKNITRCGLSNSTLNYLRLCVILEPMQELMSRHKTYSLSPRDCLKTCLFQKWQRMVAPPAEPARQQPSKRRKRKMSGGSTMSSGGGNTNNSNSKKKSPASTFALSSQVPDVMVVGEPTLMGGEFGDEDERLITRLENTQFDAANGIDDEDSFNNSPALGANSPWNSKPPSSQESKSENPTSQASQ; encoded by the exons ATGTCAGTGGGCTGTGCCTGTCCTG GTTGTTCCTCAAAGTCATTCAAGCTGTACTCGCCGAAGGAGCCCCCGAACGGCAACGCCTtcccccccttccatcctggcacCATGCTGGATCGGGATGTGGG ccCAACTCCCATGTACCCGCCTACATACCTGGAACCTGGGATCGG GAGGCACACCCCATATGGCAACCAAACTGATTACAGAATATTTGAGCTTAACAAACGGCTTCAGAACTGGACAGAG GAGTGTGACAATCTCTGGTGGGATGCTTTCACGACTGAGTTCTTTGAGGATGATGCCATGCTAACCATCACTTTCTGCTTAGAGGATGGACCAAAGAGATACA CCATTGGCCGGACCTTGATTCCACGCTACTTCCGCAGCATCTTTGAGGGGGGTGCCACGGAGCTGTACTATGTGCTTAAGCACCCCAAGGAGGCATTCCACAGCAACTTTGTGTCCCTCGACTGTGACCAGGGCAGCATGGTGACCCAGCATGGCAAACCTATGTTCAcccag gtGTGTGTCGAAGGTCGGTTGTACCTGGAGTTCATGTTTGATGACATGATGCGGATAAAGACGTGGCACTTCAGCATCCGGCAGCACCGAGAGCTCATCCCCCGCAGCATCCTTGCCATGCAT GCCCAGGACCCCCAGATGCTGGATCAGCTCTCCAAAAACATCACCCGGTGTGGGCTGTCCAATTCCACTCTCAACTACCTCCGA CTCTGTGTGATACTTGAGCCCATGCAGGAGCTCATGTCCCGCCATAAGACCTACAGCCTCAGCCCCCGTGACTGCCTCAAGACCTGCCTTTTCCAGAAATGGCAGCGCATGGTAGCACCCCCAG CGGAGCCCGCCCGGCAGCAGCCCAGCAAGCGGCGGAAACGGAAGATGTCAGGGGGCAGCACCATGAGCTCGGGGGGcggcaacaccaacaacagcaacagcaagaaGAAGAGTCCAGCCAGCACCTTCGCCCTCTCCAGCCAGGTACCT GATGTGATGGTGGTGGGGGAGCCCACCCTGATGGGCGGGGAGTTCGGGGACGAGGACGAGAGGCTCATCACCCGGCTGGAGAACACCCAGTTTGATGCGGCCAACGGCATCGACGACGAGGACAGCTTTAACAACTCCCCCGCCCTGGGCGCCAACAGCCCCTGGAACAGCAAGCCTCCATCCAGCCAGGAAAGCAAATCGGAGAACCCCACGTCACAGGCCTCCCAGTAA
- the LDB1 gene encoding LIM domain-binding protein 1 isoform X2, with the protein MSVGCACPGCSSKSFKLYSPKEPPNGNAFPPFHPGTMLDRDVGPTPMYPPTYLEPGIGRHTPYGNQTDYRIFELNKRLQNWTEECDNLWWDAFTTEFFEDDAMLTITFCLEDGPKRYTIGRTLIPRYFRSIFEGGATELYYVLKHPKEAFHSNFVSLDCDQGSMVTQHGKPMFTQVCVEGRLYLEFMFDDMMRIKTWHFSIRQHRELIPRSILAMHAQDPQMLDQLSKNITRCGLSNSTLNYLRLCVILEPMQELMSRHKTYSLSPRDCLKTCLFQKWQRMVAPPAEPARQQPSKRRKRKMSGGSTMSSGGGNTNNSNSKKKSPASTFALSSQDVMVVGEPTLMGGEFGDEDERLITRLENTQFDAANGIDDEDSFNNSPALGANSPWNSKPPSSQESKSENPTSQASQ; encoded by the exons ATGTCAGTGGGCTGTGCCTGTCCTG GTTGTTCCTCAAAGTCATTCAAGCTGTACTCGCCGAAGGAGCCCCCGAACGGCAACGCCTtcccccccttccatcctggcacCATGCTGGATCGGGATGTGGG ccCAACTCCCATGTACCCGCCTACATACCTGGAACCTGGGATCGG GAGGCACACCCCATATGGCAACCAAACTGATTACAGAATATTTGAGCTTAACAAACGGCTTCAGAACTGGACAGAG GAGTGTGACAATCTCTGGTGGGATGCTTTCACGACTGAGTTCTTTGAGGATGATGCCATGCTAACCATCACTTTCTGCTTAGAGGATGGACCAAAGAGATACA CCATTGGCCGGACCTTGATTCCACGCTACTTCCGCAGCATCTTTGAGGGGGGTGCCACGGAGCTGTACTATGTGCTTAAGCACCCCAAGGAGGCATTCCACAGCAACTTTGTGTCCCTCGACTGTGACCAGGGCAGCATGGTGACCCAGCATGGCAAACCTATGTTCAcccag gtGTGTGTCGAAGGTCGGTTGTACCTGGAGTTCATGTTTGATGACATGATGCGGATAAAGACGTGGCACTTCAGCATCCGGCAGCACCGAGAGCTCATCCCCCGCAGCATCCTTGCCATGCAT GCCCAGGACCCCCAGATGCTGGATCAGCTCTCCAAAAACATCACCCGGTGTGGGCTGTCCAATTCCACTCTCAACTACCTCCGA CTCTGTGTGATACTTGAGCCCATGCAGGAGCTCATGTCCCGCCATAAGACCTACAGCCTCAGCCCCCGTGACTGCCTCAAGACCTGCCTTTTCCAGAAATGGCAGCGCATGGTAGCACCCCCAG CGGAGCCCGCCCGGCAGCAGCCCAGCAAGCGGCGGAAACGGAAGATGTCAGGGGGCAGCACCATGAGCTCGGGGGGcggcaacaccaacaacagcaacagcaagaaGAAGAGTCCAGCCAGCACCTTCGCCCTCTCCAGCCAG GATGTGATGGTGGTGGGGGAGCCCACCCTGATGGGCGGGGAGTTCGGGGACGAGGACGAGAGGCTCATCACCCGGCTGGAGAACACCCAGTTTGATGCGGCCAACGGCATCGACGACGAGGACAGCTTTAACAACTCCCCCGCCCTGGGCGCCAACAGCCCCTGGAACAGCAAGCCTCCATCCAGCCAGGAAAGCAAATCGGAGAACCCCACGTCACAGGCCTCCCAGTAA
- the LDB1 gene encoding LIM domain-binding protein 1 isoform X3, which produces MLDRDVGPTPMYPPTYLEPGIGRHTPYGNQTDYRIFELNKRLQNWTEECDNLWWDAFTTEFFEDDAMLTITFCLEDGPKRYTIGRTLIPRYFRSIFEGGATELYYVLKHPKEAFHSNFVSLDCDQGSMVTQHGKPMFTQVCVEGRLYLEFMFDDMMRIKTWHFSIRQHRELIPRSILAMHAQDPQMLDQLSKNITRCGLSNSTLNYLRLCVILEPMQELMSRHKTYSLSPRDCLKTCLFQKWQRMVAPPAEPARQQPSKRRKRKMSGGSTMSSGGGNTNNSNSKKKSPASTFALSSQVPDVMVVGEPTLMGGEFGDEDERLITRLENTQFDAANGIDDEDSFNNSPALGANSPWNSKPPSSQESKSENPTSQASQ; this is translated from the exons ATGCTGGATCGGGATGTGGG ccCAACTCCCATGTACCCGCCTACATACCTGGAACCTGGGATCGG GAGGCACACCCCATATGGCAACCAAACTGATTACAGAATATTTGAGCTTAACAAACGGCTTCAGAACTGGACAGAG GAGTGTGACAATCTCTGGTGGGATGCTTTCACGACTGAGTTCTTTGAGGATGATGCCATGCTAACCATCACTTTCTGCTTAGAGGATGGACCAAAGAGATACA CCATTGGCCGGACCTTGATTCCACGCTACTTCCGCAGCATCTTTGAGGGGGGTGCCACGGAGCTGTACTATGTGCTTAAGCACCCCAAGGAGGCATTCCACAGCAACTTTGTGTCCCTCGACTGTGACCAGGGCAGCATGGTGACCCAGCATGGCAAACCTATGTTCAcccag gtGTGTGTCGAAGGTCGGTTGTACCTGGAGTTCATGTTTGATGACATGATGCGGATAAAGACGTGGCACTTCAGCATCCGGCAGCACCGAGAGCTCATCCCCCGCAGCATCCTTGCCATGCAT GCCCAGGACCCCCAGATGCTGGATCAGCTCTCCAAAAACATCACCCGGTGTGGGCTGTCCAATTCCACTCTCAACTACCTCCGA CTCTGTGTGATACTTGAGCCCATGCAGGAGCTCATGTCCCGCCATAAGACCTACAGCCTCAGCCCCCGTGACTGCCTCAAGACCTGCCTTTTCCAGAAATGGCAGCGCATGGTAGCACCCCCAG CGGAGCCCGCCCGGCAGCAGCCCAGCAAGCGGCGGAAACGGAAGATGTCAGGGGGCAGCACCATGAGCTCGGGGGGcggcaacaccaacaacagcaacagcaagaaGAAGAGTCCAGCCAGCACCTTCGCCCTCTCCAGCCAGGTACCT GATGTGATGGTGGTGGGGGAGCCCACCCTGATGGGCGGGGAGTTCGGGGACGAGGACGAGAGGCTCATCACCCGGCTGGAGAACACCCAGTTTGATGCGGCCAACGGCATCGACGACGAGGACAGCTTTAACAACTCCCCCGCCCTGGGCGCCAACAGCCCCTGGAACAGCAAGCCTCCATCCAGCCAGGAAAGCAAATCGGAGAACCCCACGTCACAGGCCTCCCAGTAA